The Laspinema palackyanum D2c DNA segment TTGAATTCAAAAAATAGATTGGTCCAGTCAGTATTTCCGTTTTGTTCGGGAGAAAGAGAATTTTGAAATACCCCAAAAATAGAGGTTATTCTCTGTTGCCCATCAAGAACATAATCTAGGGGATATTCTGGCTTATTATCAGGCAGTTTATAAGGCCCCAGATTCTTTTCAGTTTTTAAAGGATTTCTAGTTGTCCAAATTAATACAGAGCCAAAAGGAAAACCTTTATAGATACTATCTATAAAATAAAGAACTCGATCAGGATCCCAAACGAAACCTCGTTGAAATGAGGGGATTCTAATTTTCCCTCTTTCTACATCCTGGATTAAGTTTGGAATCAAATAATCATCAGCCATATTAACCTATCTCCTTTTAACTTAAAAAGTTAGTCATTAATTTTTGTTGAAAAGAGCAAGCTATGTAATTCATGTTCATGTCCCACCCCAAGGATTACTCTATCACATCCTTGGGGTGGTTATCCATTCTCATCTGCCTAATTAGTAATATCCCTCGGAATAATCCCCAGCATTGGCAGAACCCGGTTGAGCATTATCTGGAGTCGTATCTCCATAGTAAATACTATTGGGAATAACCGGCTTAGTTTTGATAAACTCTTTGCGTCCATCAAAGCGTTCCGGGATTTCAGGAAACTCTTCAACCGGCATTCCTTCCACTACTTTTTCCATGAATTGACGCCAGGTGAAGGCGGCGGTACTGCTGCTTCCCCAGGTGGGATAACTATCATCATTCCCCAACCAAACTCCGGTGACTAATTGAGGAATATAGCCAATAAACCAAAGGTCTCGCGCTTCGTCAGAGGTGCCAGTTTTTCCCGCAACGGGGCGGTTCCCTAACTGCGCTGCTGATCCGGTGCCATATTGGACAACGGGCTCTAACATCCAAGTAACAATGGCAGAGGTTTCTTGATCTAACGCTTGTTTGGGTTGGGATTTCCCTTGGTAGATGGTGTCACCTCGGCGATCGACAATGCGCGTGATGCCGTGGGGTTCGTGATGTTTTCCTTCAGCGGCGATCGTGCCATAGGCGCTGGTTAGTTCCAGTAAATTGACTTCAGATCCACCCAGGGCTAAGGAATAAATGGGGTCAAGTTTTGACTTAATTCCCATATTTTTCGCCAGTTCGATGGTAGGTTCAAAGCCAATATCAATTAAGACTTTGACCGCAACAACATTAACCGAATTGGTCAAGGCATCAACCAGCGAAACCCAACCGCGATATTTGCCGCCATAGTTGCGGGGTTTGTAACCATCAACTTTAAAGTTGGCATCTTCATAGCCATCGTAGGGAGACCAACCGGCTGCGATCGCAGCGGCATAGACAAACCCTTTAAAAGTCGAACCCGGTTGACGTTGTGCCTGAGTCACTCGATTAAATTCACTTTCCTGAAACGATCGCCCTCCCACCATGACCTTAATTTCCCCAGTATCCGGGGCGATCGCCACCAATGCCGCCTGATCAAATCCCTGGGCGGGTCCATCCAATTCTGCCGCCTCTTTGACCACCTTTTCGGCAATTTTCTGCCATTCCAAATCAATCGTCGTTTCTACCGTCAATCCACCCATTTCTAGGGCTTCTTTTGACACCAGTTTCGGCAATTCCTTTTGAATATAGGAGGTAAAGTACGGGGCCTCCACTTTCAGCCGTTTTGGAGAACTTGCTTGGACTTCTAACGGTTGTTCTCTCGCCGTCGCCGCTGCTTCTGGAGTAATGTATCCCAGTTCGGTCATCCGTTGTAAAACGATATTGCGCCGGGTTCGGGCATTTTCTGGATTG contains these protein-coding regions:
- a CDS encoding transglycosylase domain-containing protein: MAKFISKLKNISKKFGSATGNQPRKSRDLPPETGGDRPGVDRSHPTVLPGTPLSLAPGEQGQAVEPQAIAEDGNPSDPGKPSKAGKPTRNLLSTLKRLWVNPGGKPLYRRRIFWVGLGVVAVSSTAGTLTWVWWRIDRSLPDVSEVFTFVRDGTLTITTQDGTILQQVGPATRDKLKIQDIPQPLVEAFIASEDSRFHQHSGLDYQGVLRATVANILAREVVEGGSTITQQLARMVFLTQEQTAGRKIREAFLARKIEKNMRKQQILERYLNYVYLGSGAYGIADAAWVYFSKSVEELTLSEMAMIAGLPPAPSVYSPLVNPENARTRRNIVLQRMTELGYITPEAAATAREQPLEVQASSPKRLKVEAPYFTSYIQKELPKLVSKEALEMGGLTVETTIDLEWQKIAEKVVKEAAELDGPAQGFDQAALVAIAPDTGEIKVMVGGRSFQESEFNRVTQAQRQPGSTFKGFVYAAAIAAGWSPYDGYEDANFKVDGYKPRNYGGKYRGWVSLVDALTNSVNVVAVKVLIDIGFEPTIELAKNMGIKSKLDPIYSLALGGSEVNLLELTSAYGTIAAEGKHHEPHGITRIVDRRGDTIYQGKSQPKQALDQETSAIVTWMLEPVVQYGTGSAAQLGNRPVAGKTGTSDEARDLWFIGYIPQLVTGVWLGNDDSYPTWGSSSTAAFTWRQFMEKVVEGMPVEEFPEIPERFDGRKEFIKTKPVIPNSIYYGDTTPDNAQPGSANAGDYSEGYY